One Oryza sativa Japonica Group chromosome 8, ASM3414082v1 DNA window includes the following coding sequences:
- the LOC107275720 gene encoding probable pectate lyase 4: MANRNVPMLLPLAVLFLLGSGGVATAANVIDRCWRGQRNWAADRQRLAVCSVGFAGKMRQNRGAGVVAYTVTDPSDDPVRPRPGTLRYGATVLPAKVWITFARDMRIRLAQPLYVKNFTTIDGRGADVHVAGGAGIVLYHARDVIVHGLHVHDCRAQPPGRVVVPGGAVQPSGSGDGDAIRLVASSKVWIDHNTLSRCEDGLLDVTVGSTDVTVSNNWFHDHDKVMLLGHDDGFTTDRRMRVTVAFNRFGPNVNQRMPRIRHGYAHVVNNLYDGWRDYAIGGSMGPSVKSQGNLFAASGGAGDNKKVTRRMPAVARGGGGGGKDQWHLHSVGDAFENGAFFRQVGNRVRPNYNRHQAFSAASAGDVRALTGGVGALTCSATAAC; the protein is encoded by the exons ATGGCCAACCGCAATGTACCAATGCTTCTGCCCCTcgccgtcctcttcctcctcggcagcggcggcgtcgccaccgccgcgaacGTGATCGACCGGTGCTGGCGCGGCCAGCGCAACTGGGCCGCCGACCGGCAGCGTCTGGCCGTGTGCTCGGTGGGCTTCGCCGGCAAGATGCGGCAGaaccgcggcgccggcgtggtcgcCTACACGGTCACCGACCCGAGCGACGACCCCGTCCGGCCGCGGCCCGGCACGCTCCGGTACGGCGCGACGGTGCTGCCGGCGAAGGTGTGGATCACCTTCGCGCGCGACATGCGCATCAGGCTGGCCCAGCCGCTGTACGTCAAGAACTTCACCACCAtcgacggccgcggcgccgaCGTGCACGTCGCCGGCGGGGCCGGCATCGTGCTGTACCACGCGAGGGACGTGATCGTCCACGGCCTCCACGTGCACGACTGCCGCGCGCAGCCGCCGGGACGGGTGGTCGTCCCGGGTGGCGCCGTGCAGCCctccggcagcggcgacggcgacgccatcCGCCTGGTGGCGAGCTCCAAGGTGTGGATCGACCACAACACGCTGTCCCGCTGCGAGGACGGCCTGCTCGACGTCACGGTCGGCTCCACCGACGTCACCGTCTCCAACAACTGGTTCCACGACCACGACAAGGTGATGCTCCTCGGCCACGACGACGGCTTCACCACCGACCGCCGCATGCGCGTCACCGTCGCCTTCAACCGCTTCGGCCCAAACGTCAACCAGCGCATGCCAAG GATAAGGCACGGGTACGCGCACGTGGTGAACAACCTGTACGATGGGTGGAGGGACTACGCCATTGGAGGGAGCATGGGGCCGAGCGTGAAGAGCCAGGGCAACCTGTTCGCGGCgtcgggcggcgccggcgacaacAAGAAGGTGACGAGGAGGATGCCGgccgtggcgcgcggcggcggcggcggcgggaaggatCAGTGGCACTTGCACTCGGTCGGCGACGCCTTCGAGAACGGCGCGTTCTTCCGGCAGGTGGGCAACAGGGTGCGGCCCAACTACAATCGGCACCAGGCCTtctcggcggcgagcgccggcgACGTAAGGGCGCtcaccggcggcgtcggcgctctCACGTGCTCTGCCACGGCGGCGTGCTGA